From one Alicyclobacillus acidocaldarius subsp. acidocaldarius Tc-4-1 genomic stretch:
- a CDS encoding GntR family transcriptional regulator yields MERLSGNEPKLGDTIADVLRREIVWGEWPSGHVFSENALARRFGTSRSPVREALRQLAHEGLISLGRNGARVLGLDLRDALELYDVRSLIEQFIASRVCEQPRADRESLVHTLSTLVCAMEEAVSRRDWQAFSELDLAYHDAIVRTANHRRLLRIWEEMRSLVQLTLALVMRKRMQRGHADLRGALAQHRTLAEAILAGDAAWVRCVMQSHVEETRKLLEEGLRADSAGGER; encoded by the coding sequence TTGGAGCGGCTCAGCGGAAACGAACCGAAGCTCGGAGACACTATCGCCGACGTGCTACGCAGGGAAATTGTGTGGGGCGAATGGCCCTCGGGGCACGTATTTAGCGAAAATGCGTTGGCGCGCCGCTTTGGCACCAGCCGCTCGCCTGTGCGCGAGGCCCTTCGGCAGTTGGCACACGAGGGACTGATTTCACTCGGTCGAAATGGCGCGCGCGTGTTGGGTCTGGACCTCAGGGACGCCTTGGAACTGTATGATGTCAGAAGTCTGATTGAGCAATTTATCGCGTCGCGGGTATGTGAACAGCCGCGCGCTGACCGGGAGTCGCTCGTCCATACCCTTTCGACGCTCGTGTGTGCCATGGAAGAGGCCGTCTCCCGAAGGGACTGGCAGGCCTTTTCCGAACTCGACCTCGCCTACCACGACGCGATTGTGCGCACGGCAAATCATCGTCGCCTCCTGCGTATCTGGGAGGAGATGCGTAGCCTCGTTCAGCTCACGCTCGCGCTCGTCATGCGCAAGCGGATGCAGCGCGGACACGCAGACTTGCGAGGCGCGCTTGCGCAGCATCGAACTCTCGCCGAGGCTATCCTCGCTGGCGACGCAGCGTGGGTGCGATGTGTGATGCAATCGCATGTGGAAGAGACCCGCAAGTTGCTCGAGGAGGGATTGCGCGCGGATTCTGCCGGCGGAGAGCGCTGA
- a CDS encoding cysteine desulfurase family protein, whose translation MAEELYFDYAATAPVRPEVRERITEWLDIFGNPSSLHRMGMHAERALRRARDQVMQSLGARDGRLVFTGGGTEANNLAIYGVARAYAQRGRHVVTTAIEHPAVREAMAELEREGFEVSYVHPDHHGDVSAEDVLRHVRDDTILVSVMHVNNETGAVLPVERIAEGLNAHPKAVFHVDGTQALGKIPVSLARARIHLYAASGHKLGALKGIGALYVHPSLRLKPHVVGGGQEFGLRSGTENVLGALSFGEAASHAVRDMDNDVNAEEKRARLARGLEELGYVVIQPEHHSPYILCAALPGARGEILVHAFEEKGLYISAGSACSSGKHGREPSRVLTAMGIPPELALAAIRFSWHPGTRMSEIEQAIEVVRERTAWVKQALGIR comes from the coding sequence GTGGCGGAGGAGTTGTACTTCGATTACGCGGCGACGGCGCCGGTGCGCCCCGAGGTGCGGGAACGGATCACTGAATGGTTGGACATCTTTGGGAATCCGTCCTCGCTTCACCGCATGGGCATGCACGCAGAGCGCGCCCTTCGGCGCGCGCGGGACCAAGTCATGCAGAGCCTCGGTGCACGAGACGGCCGCCTTGTCTTTACAGGCGGGGGCACGGAGGCCAACAACCTCGCTATCTACGGAGTCGCGCGCGCTTACGCCCAGCGCGGACGCCACGTCGTAACTACGGCTATCGAACATCCGGCGGTCCGCGAGGCGATGGCGGAGCTTGAGCGAGAGGGTTTCGAAGTGTCCTACGTGCATCCAGATCATCACGGCGATGTGTCCGCGGAAGACGTGTTGCGCCACGTTCGGGACGACACGATTCTGGTCTCCGTGATGCATGTGAACAACGAGACAGGGGCTGTGTTGCCCGTGGAGCGGATTGCCGAGGGGCTGAATGCGCATCCCAAAGCGGTGTTTCACGTCGACGGAACCCAGGCGCTTGGGAAAATTCCCGTTTCGCTCGCTCGCGCTCGCATCCACCTGTATGCCGCTTCGGGGCACAAACTAGGGGCGTTGAAAGGCATCGGCGCGCTCTATGTCCATCCAAGCCTTCGGCTGAAGCCACATGTGGTGGGCGGCGGCCAGGAATTCGGCCTGCGGTCGGGCACGGAAAACGTGCTCGGGGCGCTGTCATTCGGGGAAGCTGCCTCTCATGCGGTACGCGACATGGACAACGATGTGAACGCAGAGGAGAAGAGGGCGCGCCTTGCGCGTGGCCTCGAGGAGCTCGGCTACGTGGTCATCCAGCCCGAACACCACTCGCCGTACATCTTGTGCGCGGCGTTGCCCGGCGCTCGGGGTGAAATCCTGGTCCATGCCTTCGAGGAAAAAGGCCTGTACATCTCCGCGGGAAGCGCCTGTTCGAGCGGTAAACACGGGCGCGAGCCCAGCCGCGTTTTGACAGCCATGGGCATCCCACCTGAGTTGGCACTTGCGGCAATTCGGTTCTCGTGGCATCCTGGCACTCGAATGTCGGAGATTGAACAAGCCATCGAAGTCGTCCGCGAGCGGACGGCCTGGGTCAAACAAGCGCTAGGCATTCGGTAG
- the acs gene encoding acetate--CoA ligase translates to MTPNDLDALLRETRTFAPPEEFRRQANYHDESIYEEAARDPEGYWAKQAEHITWFHEFESVCRWDPPHAQWFIGGKLNAAYNCVDRHTLTHRKNKAAIIWEGEPGDSRVLTYDMLRHEVDKAAHMLSQLGVKKGDRVTIYLPMVPELPIAMLACAKIGAMHSVVFGGFSAQSLKDRILDAGSKVLITADGGWRRGKVIPLKQNADEAVEGTPIEKVVVVKRIGDAAQASMNPTRDIWWHEAMENAPTKPFPAEPMDAEDYLFLLYTSGTTGKPKGIVHSTGGYLVGVNTSMRTVFDLKDDDVFFCTADIGWITGHTYIVYGPLSAGATVVMYEGSPDYPDRDRYWAIVEKYGATILYTAPTSIRMFMKWGPQYVEKHDLSTLRLLGSVGEPINPEAWMWYHKYVGQERCPIVDTWWQTETGCAMIAPLPGIITTKPGSATKPVPGISVDILDDDGNPVPAGHGGNLVITKPWPSMLRTVWGDDERFRKTYFGKFEGIYLPGDGAYRDQDGYYWIVGRLDDVINVSGHRIGTAEVESALVAHPAVAEAAVIGRAHEVKGQAITAFVILKEGHTGSDDLVAELKQFVVEQIGAMARPEEIIFTADLPKTRSGKIMRRLLRDIAEGRVVGDTTTLADPAVVEQLKSQYKDQE, encoded by the coding sequence ATGACCCCAAATGATCTCGACGCACTACTCCGTGAAACGCGCACCTTTGCCCCGCCTGAAGAATTTCGCCGCCAAGCGAATTACCATGATGAAAGCATTTACGAGGAAGCCGCTCGTGATCCGGAAGGTTACTGGGCGAAACAAGCCGAACATATCACTTGGTTCCATGAATTTGAAAGCGTTTGCAGGTGGGACCCGCCGCACGCACAATGGTTCATCGGCGGCAAGTTGAACGCCGCGTATAACTGCGTGGATCGTCACACCCTCACGCACCGCAAAAATAAGGCGGCTATCATCTGGGAAGGTGAACCTGGCGACAGCCGCGTCCTCACGTACGACATGCTGCGCCATGAAGTGGATAAGGCCGCGCACATGCTCAGCCAGCTCGGGGTCAAAAAGGGAGACCGCGTCACCATCTACCTGCCCATGGTGCCCGAGCTTCCCATTGCGATGCTCGCGTGCGCCAAGATCGGTGCCATGCATTCCGTCGTGTTTGGAGGCTTTTCCGCCCAATCCTTAAAAGATCGCATCCTGGACGCAGGGAGTAAAGTGCTCATCACGGCGGATGGCGGCTGGCGCCGAGGCAAGGTCATTCCGCTCAAGCAAAACGCCGACGAAGCCGTCGAAGGAACCCCCATTGAGAAAGTGGTGGTTGTCAAACGGATTGGCGACGCGGCGCAAGCGAGCATGAATCCGACCCGGGACATCTGGTGGCATGAAGCCATGGAGAACGCGCCGACCAAGCCGTTCCCGGCTGAGCCCATGGACGCGGAAGACTACCTCTTTCTGCTCTACACGTCAGGCACGACGGGCAAGCCGAAGGGCATCGTCCACAGCACAGGCGGATACCTGGTGGGCGTCAATACGTCCATGCGAACGGTGTTCGATCTCAAGGACGACGACGTGTTCTTCTGCACGGCCGACATCGGTTGGATTACCGGCCACACCTACATCGTGTACGGCCCGCTGTCGGCCGGCGCGACGGTGGTCATGTACGAGGGATCGCCCGATTATCCCGATCGCGACCGGTACTGGGCCATCGTGGAGAAGTACGGCGCGACCATCCTGTACACCGCGCCGACATCCATCCGCATGTTCATGAAGTGGGGTCCCCAGTACGTCGAAAAGCACGATCTCAGCACGCTGCGGCTGCTCGGTTCCGTCGGCGAGCCCATCAATCCAGAGGCGTGGATGTGGTACCACAAATATGTTGGGCAGGAGCGGTGCCCCATCGTGGACACCTGGTGGCAGACGGAGACCGGCTGTGCGATGATCGCGCCTCTACCCGGTATCATCACCACCAAGCCTGGCTCCGCCACCAAGCCTGTGCCTGGCATCTCCGTGGACATTCTCGACGACGACGGGAATCCGGTGCCAGCTGGTCATGGCGGAAATCTCGTCATCACCAAGCCGTGGCCGTCGATGCTGCGCACCGTCTGGGGTGACGACGAGCGCTTCCGGAAGACGTACTTCGGGAAGTTCGAAGGTATCTACCTGCCCGGAGACGGCGCATATCGAGATCAGGATGGCTACTACTGGATTGTCGGACGGTTGGACGACGTCATCAATGTCTCGGGTCACCGCATCGGCACTGCGGAAGTCGAGAGCGCCCTCGTGGCACATCCTGCCGTGGCAGAGGCAGCCGTGATCGGACGCGCCCACGAAGTCAAGGGGCAGGCCATCACTGCGTTCGTCATCCTCAAGGAGGGTCATACCGGTTCGGACGATCTCGTCGCGGAGCTGAAGCAGTTCGTCGTGGAGCAAATCGGCGCCATGGCGCGGCCCGAGGAAATCATCTTCACCGCAGATCTACCGAAGACGCGCAGCGGCAAGATCATGCGACGCTTGTTGCGCGACATCGCGGAGGGACGCGTGGTCGGCGACACCACCACCCTTGCCGATCCGGCCGTGGTGGAGCAACTGAAATCACAGTACAAGGATCAGGAATGA
- a CDS encoding 3-hydroxyacyl-CoA dehydrogenase, whose protein sequence is MPFRNITVAGGGVLGSQIAYQTAFHGFPVVVYDVSDEALAKVRERLEKLKPNYMRDLQASKEQVDAAMDRIRLTADLAGAVREADLVIEAVPEIPEVKREFYERLGKVAPAHTVFATNSSTLLPSQFAEATGRPEKFLALHFANSIWRHNTAEVMRHPGTDEQVFRDVIEFARAIGMVPLPLHKEQPGYILNSLLVPFLEAAQMLWVNEVADPETIDKTWMIATGAKEGPFAILDTVGIRTAYNIASGKAKAGNEAYGKLAEKLKAMIDEGKLGRESGEGFYRYPHPRFKQPDFLQ, encoded by the coding sequence ATGCCATTTCGGAACATCACGGTCGCGGGCGGCGGCGTGCTGGGGAGCCAAATCGCGTACCAAACGGCGTTTCACGGTTTTCCGGTCGTCGTCTACGACGTTTCGGACGAGGCGCTCGCCAAGGTGCGGGAACGCCTCGAGAAACTGAAACCGAACTACATGCGGGATCTGCAGGCGTCGAAGGAGCAGGTCGATGCGGCGATGGACAGGATACGCCTGACGGCCGATCTCGCCGGCGCCGTGCGCGAGGCGGACTTGGTGATTGAGGCGGTGCCCGAGATCCCGGAGGTCAAGCGGGAGTTTTACGAGCGGCTGGGCAAGGTCGCGCCGGCGCATACGGTATTCGCTACCAATTCGTCGACGCTCCTTCCGAGCCAGTTTGCGGAGGCCACGGGGCGGCCGGAGAAGTTTCTCGCGCTGCACTTTGCGAATTCCATTTGGCGGCACAACACGGCGGAGGTCATGCGCCACCCGGGGACCGACGAGCAAGTGTTTCGGGACGTGATCGAGTTCGCGCGAGCCATCGGTATGGTGCCGCTGCCGCTGCACAAAGAGCAGCCAGGGTACATTCTCAATTCGCTGTTGGTGCCTTTTTTGGAGGCTGCTCAGATGTTGTGGGTGAACGAGGTCGCGGATCCGGAGACCATCGACAAGACGTGGATGATTGCGACGGGCGCGAAGGAAGGGCCGTTCGCCATTCTAGATACGGTTGGCATTCGGACGGCGTACAACATCGCGTCCGGCAAGGCGAAGGCGGGGAACGAAGCCTATGGCAAACTGGCCGAGAAGCTCAAAGCGATGATCGATGAGGGCAAGCTCGGCCGCGAGTCCGGGGAGGGTTTTTACCGCTATCCGCATCCGCGGTTCAAGCAGCCTGATTTTCTCCAATAG
- the clpP gene encoding ATP-dependent Clp endopeptidase proteolytic subunit ClpP, whose product MSLIPYVIEQTSRGERSYDIYSRLLKDRIIFLGTPIDDDVANAVVAQLLFLAADDPDKDIQMYINSPGGSVSAGLAIYDTMQHIKPDVSTMCVGMAASMAAVLLAAGAKGKRYALPNSEVMIHQPLGGARGQASDIEIHARHILKTRERLNRILAERTGQPLERVAQDTDRDNFMSAEEAKAYGLIDEVIYR is encoded by the coding sequence ATGAGTCTCATCCCGTACGTGATCGAGCAGACGTCGCGAGGAGAGCGCAGCTATGACATTTACTCGCGCCTGCTGAAGGATCGGATCATCTTCTTAGGTACGCCTATCGACGACGACGTCGCGAACGCGGTCGTGGCGCAACTGCTGTTTTTGGCCGCGGATGATCCAGACAAAGACATCCAGATGTACATCAATAGTCCGGGAGGATCGGTGTCGGCAGGCCTCGCGATATATGACACCATGCAGCACATTAAGCCCGACGTGAGCACCATGTGTGTGGGCATGGCCGCGAGCATGGCGGCGGTGCTCCTGGCAGCGGGTGCAAAGGGCAAGCGGTATGCCCTTCCGAATTCTGAAGTGATGATCCATCAACCGCTCGGGGGCGCGCGGGGTCAGGCTTCGGATATCGAAATCCATGCTCGGCACATCCTGAAGACGCGGGAACGTCTCAACCGTATTCTGGCAGAGCGAACGGGACAACCGCTCGAGCGGGTCGCGCAGGATACAGACCGCGACAATTTCATGTCGGCGGAGGAAGCAAAGGCGTACGGATTGATTGACGAAGTCATTTACCGCTGA
- a CDS encoding YlbF family regulator: MDRGALWEKATELARLIADSEQARRYRDAKARLDDSLEAQSLLRRFRELQEAVAEFQARRVPPMHYRHVIEEADRLLADMRQIPEIASFEEAERDLNQLLDDISSRLQRGLSSPPNP, encoded by the coding sequence ATGGACCGAGGAGCGCTCTGGGAAAAAGCGACGGAACTCGCCCGTCTCATCGCCGATTCCGAGCAGGCGCGGCGCTACCGGGACGCGAAGGCCCGACTCGACGACTCGCTGGAAGCTCAGTCGTTGCTCCGCCGTTTCCGAGAACTCCAGGAGGCGGTTGCCGAATTTCAGGCGCGCCGCGTTCCGCCGATGCATTATCGGCACGTGATCGAAGAGGCGGATCGTCTGCTGGCGGACATGCGGCAAATCCCGGAGATTGCGTCATTCGAAGAGGCCGAGCGAGACCTCAACCAGTTGCTCGACGATATCTCCAGCCGACTGCAGCGAGGGTTGTCGTCGCCGCCGAATCCGTGA
- a CDS encoding acetate uptake transporter, whose product MSDQVKIADPGPLGLAGFGITTCILSLINAGVASAGALGVVLGLAIAYGGTAQFIAGLWEFRKGNTFGATAFCSYGAFWWAFYLINKFAPTAGLGLFLLFFGILTLFLWFGTFYLNKALWFVFLTLWIAFFLLAAHAFGIIGSSAAGGWVGLICGLSALYTSFATVLNETMGHVFMPVGQPFAQKRTSPAGVSA is encoded by the coding sequence ATGTCTGATCAGGTCAAAATCGCAGATCCTGGACCACTTGGCCTCGCCGGATTTGGCATCACCACGTGCATTTTGAGCCTCATCAACGCGGGCGTGGCGAGCGCCGGAGCGCTCGGCGTCGTCCTGGGGCTCGCCATCGCGTACGGCGGCACGGCGCAGTTCATCGCCGGACTCTGGGAATTCCGCAAGGGCAACACGTTCGGCGCCACTGCGTTCTGTTCGTATGGCGCCTTCTGGTGGGCGTTCTACCTCATCAACAAGTTCGCGCCCACGGCTGGCCTGGGACTCTTCCTCCTGTTTTTCGGCATCCTTACGCTGTTTTTGTGGTTCGGCACCTTCTATCTGAACAAGGCGCTCTGGTTCGTGTTCCTGACGCTGTGGATCGCGTTCTTCCTTCTTGCGGCGCACGCCTTTGGCATCATTGGCAGCAGTGCGGCCGGCGGCTGGGTCGGCTTGATCTGCGGCCTGAGCGCGCTGTACACGTCGTTTGCCACTGTGCTCAACGAGACCATGGGGCACGTCTTCATGCCCGTGGGACAGCCTTTTGCCCAAAAGCGCACCTCGCCGGCTGGTGTAAGCGCTTAA
- a CDS encoding YgaP family membrane protein: MQRNLHPVDRYLRLAAGVASLSSAVYGRRQSAPTRALLAGFGAMKIAEAITGFCPMKASVERVVKPSNPAEATRRWMGKISTTAENTSKQVAQKAQDMEAQAADRVRAKSDTPIPDEVAEFLVEESKREPSDEDNA; encoded by the coding sequence ATGCAGCGCAATCTACATCCTGTGGATCGCTACCTGCGCCTGGCCGCCGGGGTCGCGAGTTTGTCTTCAGCCGTCTATGGCCGCCGCCAATCCGCACCCACGCGAGCCCTGCTCGCAGGGTTCGGCGCGATGAAAATTGCGGAAGCCATCACGGGCTTCTGTCCAATGAAGGCATCGGTGGAACGCGTAGTCAAGCCCTCGAATCCGGCCGAGGCGACTCGCAGGTGGATGGGAAAGATCTCGACGACTGCAGAGAACACTTCGAAGCAGGTTGCCCAAAAAGCGCAAGATATGGAAGCTCAAGCGGCCGATCGCGTCCGCGCAAAGTCGGACACCCCGATCCCGGACGAAGTGGCGGAATTCCTTGTGGAAGAAAGCAAGCGGGAGCCGAGCGATGAGGATAACGCCTGA
- a CDS encoding IDEAL domain-containing protein, with protein MMTKDDILLLKTKLLPPGAEAVIDFLAARHSQLESTNIVLENVPLLIIGRHGMIARLPLNGRIKKVSQAEEILPALQAYFNSASSTDKLFVFINLPELPIPPEVQQVLSEVEARAMRREEIRMKIDRALDERNREAFHRAVKELEELMREEDSTVGPAPSAT; from the coding sequence ATGATGACGAAGGATGACATCCTGTTGCTCAAGACCAAGCTGCTCCCGCCCGGAGCAGAGGCCGTCATCGACTTTCTCGCTGCTCGCCATAGCCAACTGGAGTCGACGAACATCGTCTTGGAGAACGTGCCGCTTCTCATCATTGGGCGCCACGGCATGATCGCCCGATTGCCGCTGAATGGCCGCATTAAAAAGGTGAGCCAGGCGGAAGAGATCCTGCCCGCTCTCCAGGCGTACTTCAACAGCGCGTCCTCGACCGACAAGCTGTTTGTCTTCATCAATCTACCGGAACTTCCGATTCCGCCGGAAGTGCAACAAGTCCTGTCTGAAGTCGAGGCGCGAGCGATGCGCCGCGAAGAGATCCGAATGAAGATCGACCGCGCGCTCGACGAGCGGAATCGGGAAGCCTTTCACCGTGCAGTCAAGGAACTCGAAGAGCTGATGCGCGAAGAGGATTCGACCGTAGGTCCGGCGCCGAGCGCCACGTAG
- a CDS encoding DUF1292 domain-containing protein — MAHDEFFDHEDEVIVLEDENGEEHQFVLGEVLTVDNKDYAVLLPLDDSMEEGVIFRIDGEDGEQMVLSEIEDDEEWQRVVDAYNDELFDDSEEEEEED; from the coding sequence ATGGCTCATGACGAGTTTTTCGATCACGAGGACGAGGTCATCGTCCTGGAGGACGAAAACGGCGAAGAGCATCAGTTCGTGCTGGGCGAAGTCCTGACCGTCGACAACAAGGACTACGCAGTGTTGTTGCCACTCGACGACTCCATGGAAGAAGGCGTCATTTTCCGCATCGACGGGGAAGATGGCGAGCAAATGGTTTTGTCTGAGATTGAGGACGACGAAGAATGGCAGCGAGTCGTCGATGCCTACAACGACGAACTGTTCGACGACAGCGAAGAAGAGGAAGAAGAAGATTGA